A section of the Streptomyces sp. CG1 genome encodes:
- a CDS encoding universal stress protein encodes MSRPGDHRPIVVGVDPDPTHRMALAWAADEAARRRRPLRAVHAEGVPTRGYRGREIPPSWEEWNAALHKAGRQALEEAGEFVAAKHPQLQVDAVLAEGDPVWVLREQSRDAAAVVLGSRHLSRAQEIFGSASIAVPVMARAHCPVVVVPEPEHITQDPTYFVVGVDGSDHSAAAVDVAFEEAALRGAELRALFVWEAGPFRVFDEHEPQQECRRLLSEIVAGRRARYPEVDLRHELVVGHPVQVLTEASAHALGLVVGTRGRGGFTGMLLGSVSQGVLHHARCPVIAVPSAPG; translated from the coding sequence GCCGCTCGCCGTCGGCGGCCGTTGCGTGCGGTCCACGCCGAGGGCGTGCCGACCAGGGGCTATCGGGGACGGGAGATCCCGCCGTCCTGGGAGGAGTGGAACGCGGCACTGCACAAGGCGGGCCGACAAGCGCTCGAAGAGGCCGGGGAGTTCGTCGCAGCGAAGCACCCGCAGCTCCAGGTGGACGCTGTGCTGGCGGAGGGCGATCCCGTGTGGGTGCTGCGCGAGCAGAGCCGCGACGCAGCGGCCGTCGTGCTCGGCTCGCGGCACCTGAGCCGGGCGCAGGAGATCTTCGGCTCCGCGTCGATCGCCGTGCCCGTCATGGCCCGCGCGCACTGCCCTGTGGTCGTCGTGCCCGAGCCGGAGCACATCACCCAGGATCCCACGTACTTCGTCGTCGGCGTCGACGGCAGTGACCACTCCGCGGCCGCGGTCGACGTGGCATTCGAGGAGGCGGCCCTGCGCGGCGCCGAGCTGCGAGCCCTGTTCGTCTGGGAGGCCGGCCCGTTCAGGGTGTTCGACGAGCACGAGCCGCAGCAGGAGTGCCGTCGGCTGCTCTCCGAGATCGTGGCGGGTCGCCGCGCCCGCTACCCCGAGGTGGACCTGCGTCACGAACTGGTCGTCGGGCATCCCGTGCAGGTGCTGACCGAGGCCTCGGCCCACGCGCTGGGCTTGGTGGTGGGCACCCGGGGCCGCGGCGGATTCACCGGCATGCTGCTGGGCTCGGTCAGCCAAGGCGTGCTGCACCACGCGCGCTGCCCCGTGATCGCAGTGCCGTCTGCACCTGGGTAG
- a CDS encoding nitroreductase encodes MSAEPFDEHTITALVADATAAPSLHNAQPWRFRYLRGLGVLRLYADLERTLPRTDPEKRGLHIGCGAALLNLRVAAAAAGLAPEVRLLPDPADAAFLAEVRLCGTAHPDQALARLRPSIERRHSSRHPFRDEGIPAAVRERLHDAARAEGAHLLFPGAWHVQSILELVRDAEGSEALDTGIRGETEQWAHTEPSGTEGATDGIPAEAFGPAPRGGGTLVRDFAAGRPMPDRPWASFEKNPNIALLGTTYDGPADWLCAGQALGRVLLLATTDGLVASMISQPLEWPDLRWAARDPVSAMAHVQMVLRLGYGPEGHPSPRRPVDDLLDIV; translated from the coding sequence GTGTCTGCAGAACCCTTTGACGAACACACCATCACGGCCCTCGTGGCGGATGCCACGGCGGCGCCCTCGCTGCACAACGCACAGCCCTGGAGGTTCCGTTACCTTCGCGGCCTCGGCGTCCTGCGCCTGTACGCCGACCTGGAACGCACCCTGCCGCGCACCGACCCGGAGAAACGAGGTCTGCACATAGGGTGCGGCGCCGCGTTGCTCAACCTCCGGGTGGCCGCCGCCGCGGCGGGACTGGCGCCGGAGGTCCGGCTGCTCCCGGACCCGGCCGACGCGGCGTTCCTCGCCGAGGTGCGTCTGTGCGGCACCGCTCACCCCGACCAGGCGCTCGCCCGGTTGCGGCCGTCGATCGAGCGCCGGCACTCCAGCCGCCACCCGTTCCGCGACGAGGGGATCCCTGCCGCCGTGCGGGAGCGCCTGCACGACGCGGCCCGCGCCGAGGGCGCGCACCTGCTGTTCCCGGGAGCCTGGCACGTGCAGTCGATCCTGGAGCTGGTGCGGGACGCCGAGGGATCGGAGGCGCTGGACACGGGGATACGTGGTGAGACGGAGCAGTGGGCGCACACGGAACCGTCGGGGACCGAAGGGGCGACGGACGGCATCCCCGCCGAGGCGTTCGGCCCCGCCCCACGTGGTGGCGGCACCCTCGTACGTGACTTCGCCGCCGGACGCCCGATGCCGGACCGCCCCTGGGCGTCGTTCGAGAAGAACCCGAACATCGCCCTGCTGGGCACGACCTATGACGGGCCTGCGGACTGGCTGTGTGCGGGGCAGGCACTGGGGCGGGTCCTGCTCCTGGCCACCACGGACGGGCTGGTCGCCTCGATGATCTCGCAGCCTCTGGAATGGCCCGACCTCCGGTGGGCGGCTCGTGACCCCGTCTCGGCCATGGCTCATGTGCAGATGGTGCTCCGGCTCGGCTACGGCCCCGAGGGCCACCCGAGCCCGCGCCGACCGGTCGACGACCTGCTCGACATCGTCTGA
- a CDS encoding cyclic nucleotide-binding/CBS domain-containing protein, giving the protein MKVSEVMTAPPVCVTPHVSLVEVARRMTEYAVGSVLVMEDDALRGIVTDRDVALRGLGGSLAPDAPVNAVMSAEVVTVEADEDLQVAYLAFRRTGVRRLPVLDGGRVVGMLTVDDLFLDVFRRLGDLLGAVAWSVLHEPPGPSSACGGPHVP; this is encoded by the coding sequence ATGAAGGTCTCCGAGGTGATGACCGCCCCGCCAGTGTGCGTCACGCCCCACGTTTCGCTGGTGGAGGTGGCCCGGCGAATGACCGAGTACGCCGTGGGTTCCGTCCTCGTCATGGAGGATGATGCACTCCGCGGCATCGTCACCGACCGCGATGTCGCCCTGCGCGGCTTGGGCGGCAGCCTGGCCCCGGACGCACCGGTGAACGCGGTGATGTCGGCCGAGGTCGTCACGGTCGAGGCCGACGAGGACCTCCAAGTCGCGTACCTGGCGTTCCGCCGTACCGGGGTGCGTCGCCTTCCGGTGCTCGACGGGGGCCGGGTGGTCGGGATGCTGACGGTCGACGACCTGTTCCTGGACGTCTTCCGGCGGCTGGGTGACCTGCTGGGAGCGGTCGCCTGGAGCGTGCTCCATGAGCCACCCGGGCCGTCGTCGGCATGCGGAGGTCCGCATGTGCCCTGA
- a CDS encoding cation-translocating P-type ATPase, protein MCPEPARWATATLREGDPSADAAVPATGPSRDRPGGLAPSVSSLAVPEVFTALDSSPRGLTPAEAAARQARYGPNELPGVSRGHVWRRLVAQFTDLFAVVLLVSSAITFLAYVLERPRDPATLQLALAILGVVLLNAGIGFAQEYSAERTAESLQAMVPHTCRVLRDGEPRELPARDLVPGDLVLLEAGDAVSADCRLVEAHEVAVNNAALTGESDAVARVAGPVQPGPLLEARNFVFMGTDVVAGTGKAVAAATGAATEFGRIFRLTAAAPRQKTPLQRQVAAMARRVAGVALATGAALFAVRAPSGQPFVDTFVFSLGVMVALVPEGLPATLSVSLAIGVRRMARRHALVKQLLAVEALGSTSVVCTDKTGTLTQAEMTVVQLWANGVPHAVSGVGYAPVGEVADAGPVRELLRTAALCSNARLVRPDGRAGWRVLGDTTEGALLVAAMKAGLNPAVEEARMPRVAEYPFDSARKLMSTVHHDEEGYLACVKGAPLELLALCDAIDQEGTSTPLTDGSRTQVVAAADGMAGQGLRVLAVARRRAAGPHPPLGEVESGLTLLGLAGMYDPPRPEVRDAVDACRRAGIRIVMVTGDHPLTAEAVARRVGIVREAIPSVVTGAQLDGLDDVGLDALLAGSAELLLCRVSPEHKMRVVTALQLRGEVVAVTGDGANDAPALKHADIGVAMGASGTDVAREAAVMVLLDDSFASITTAVGLGRSVYRNIRKFLIYLFSHNIAELAPILAATFAGFPLVPITAVQVLAIDLGSDVLPALALGAEPMERDVMDSPPRPRRERLFSTAVMGRILFLGGIQALGVCAVFFWHIHASGIPYTDFTKADPVYREAITMVQAGIVVSQFFNALAVRTDRQSVFRAGLLSNPWLIAAGCFGIGLMAAISYAPPLQTVFGTAPLAPADWAVLTAFGALLLAAEETRKWVLRRRRAPSKGRTP, encoded by the coding sequence ATGTGCCCTGAACCGGCCCGCTGGGCAACGGCCACGCTGCGCGAGGGCGACCCGTCGGCGGACGCCGCAGTACCGGCCACCGGGCCGTCGCGGGACCGGCCCGGTGGCCTCGCTCCGTCCGTCTCCTCGCTGGCCGTGCCGGAAGTCTTCACCGCCCTGGACAGCTCCCCGCGCGGTCTCACCCCGGCCGAGGCCGCCGCACGGCAAGCCCGGTACGGCCCCAACGAACTGCCCGGCGTGAGCCGCGGGCACGTGTGGCGGCGGCTGGTCGCACAGTTCACCGACCTCTTCGCGGTGGTGCTGCTCGTCTCCTCGGCGATCACCTTCCTCGCATACGTCCTGGAACGGCCCCGGGACCCCGCCACCCTTCAGCTGGCGCTGGCCATCCTCGGCGTGGTCCTGCTGAACGCCGGCATTGGTTTCGCCCAGGAGTACTCCGCCGAGCGGACCGCGGAGTCCTTGCAGGCGATGGTGCCGCACACCTGCCGGGTGCTCCGGGACGGTGAACCACGGGAACTGCCCGCGCGCGATCTCGTTCCCGGTGACCTCGTGCTCCTGGAGGCCGGAGACGCGGTGTCGGCCGACTGCCGGCTGGTCGAGGCGCACGAGGTCGCCGTCAACAACGCGGCGCTCACGGGCGAGAGTGACGCCGTCGCGCGGGTGGCCGGGCCGGTGCAACCGGGGCCGCTGCTGGAGGCGCGCAACTTTGTGTTCATGGGCACGGACGTGGTCGCGGGCACGGGCAAGGCCGTCGCAGCCGCCACCGGAGCGGCCACCGAGTTCGGGCGGATCTTCCGGCTCACCGCGGCGGCACCCCGGCAGAAGACCCCGCTGCAGCGGCAGGTCGCGGCCATGGCCCGCCGGGTGGCGGGGGTCGCGCTGGCGACCGGGGCGGCCCTGTTCGCGGTACGGGCGCCCAGTGGGCAGCCGTTCGTGGACACGTTCGTGTTCTCGCTCGGGGTCATGGTGGCGCTCGTGCCGGAGGGACTGCCGGCCACGCTGTCCGTCTCCCTGGCGATCGGCGTCCGCCGCATGGCTCGCCGGCACGCCCTCGTCAAGCAACTGCTCGCGGTGGAGGCGCTCGGCTCGACCAGCGTGGTGTGCACCGACAAGACGGGCACGCTCACGCAGGCCGAGATGACCGTCGTACAGCTGTGGGCGAATGGCGTTCCCCACGCCGTGTCCGGGGTGGGGTACGCGCCCGTCGGGGAGGTCGCCGACGCCGGACCGGTGCGGGAGCTGCTGCGGACGGCGGCTCTGTGCAGCAACGCCCGGCTGGTGCGCCCGGACGGGCGGGCCGGCTGGCGGGTGCTCGGCGACACCACCGAGGGTGCCCTGCTGGTGGCCGCCATGAAGGCGGGCCTGAATCCGGCGGTGGAGGAGGCGCGTATGCCGCGGGTGGCGGAGTACCCCTTCGACTCCGCGCGCAAGCTGATGAGTACCGTGCACCACGACGAGGAGGGCTACCTCGCGTGCGTCAAGGGAGCGCCCCTGGAGCTTCTCGCTCTCTGCGACGCCATCGACCAGGAGGGCACGAGTACGCCGCTCACGGACGGATCTCGCACCCAGGTGGTCGCTGCCGCGGACGGCATGGCCGGGCAGGGCCTGCGCGTGCTGGCGGTCGCCCGGCGGCGGGCCGCCGGCCCACACCCGCCGCTTGGCGAAGTCGAGTCGGGGCTGACTCTCCTGGGACTGGCCGGGATGTACGACCCGCCCCGGCCAGAGGTCCGGGACGCGGTGGACGCGTGCCGGCGGGCCGGGATCCGTATCGTCATGGTCACCGGGGACCACCCCCTGACCGCCGAGGCTGTCGCCCGCCGCGTCGGCATCGTGCGGGAAGCGATTCCCTCGGTGGTGACGGGCGCGCAGCTGGACGGGCTGGACGACGTCGGCCTGGACGCGCTGCTGGCGGGCTCCGCCGAGCTGTTGCTGTGCCGGGTCAGTCCCGAGCACAAAATGCGGGTGGTCACGGCGTTGCAGCTGCGAGGCGAGGTCGTCGCGGTCACCGGGGACGGCGCCAACGACGCCCCCGCCCTCAAGCACGCGGACATCGGCGTCGCCATGGGCGCCTCCGGCACCGACGTCGCCCGCGAGGCGGCCGTCATGGTACTGCTCGACGACTCCTTCGCCTCCATCACCACCGCGGTGGGACTCGGCCGCTCGGTCTACCGGAACATCCGCAAGTTCCTGATCTATCTCTTCAGCCACAACATCGCCGAACTCGCGCCGATCCTCGCGGCGACCTTCGCCGGGTTCCCCCTGGTGCCGATCACGGCCGTACAGGTCCTCGCCATCGACCTCGGCTCGGACGTGCTGCCCGCGCTGGCGCTGGGCGCCGAGCCGATGGAGCGCGACGTCATGGACAGCCCGCCCCGGCCGCGCCGGGAGCGGTTGTTCTCGACGGCCGTCATGGGCCGCATCCTCTTCCTCGGCGGCATCCAGGCACTTGGCGTGTGCGCCGTCTTCTTCTGGCACATCCACGCCTCCGGCATCCCGTACACCGACTTCACCAAGGCCGATCCGGTGTACCGGGAGGCGATCACGATGGTCCAGGCGGGCATCGTCGTCAGCCAGTTCTTCAACGCGCTCGCGGTGCGTACCGACCGGCAGAGCGTCTTCCGGGCCGGGCTGCTGAGCAATCCCTGGCTGATCGCTGCGGGCTGCTTCGGCATCGGGCTGATGGCTGCCATCAGCTACGCGCCGCCGCTCCAGACGGTCTTCGGCACCGCGCCGCTGGCCCCCGCCGACTGGGCGGTTCTGACCGCGTTCGGGGCGCTGTTGCTGGCCGCGGAGGAAACACGGAAGTGGGTGCTACGGCGCCGGAGGGCGCCCTCGAAGGGACGAACACCATGA
- a CDS encoding TrkA family potassium uptake protein gives MRVIIAGCGRVGSTLATQLVTEGHDVRLVDRQPKARRLLPPSFPGAFHVGNGFSRSVLETAGIAHADAFVAVTSGDNSNIVSARTAKETYRVPIVLARIHDPRRADIYQDLGIPTISSVRWAVNRIHQMLLHRHLTPELSFGSGETLVVRSQVPAYLTGRQLTEFDVDGEIRVVEITRAGRSLLPAHGVLAEPGDLVTFAVAATALNRLRGFLDKELGT, from the coding sequence ATGAGAGTGATCATCGCGGGCTGCGGCCGGGTTGGTTCCACCCTCGCCACGCAGCTGGTCACCGAGGGCCATGACGTACGGCTCGTCGACCGTCAGCCGAAGGCGCGCAGACTGCTGCCACCGAGTTTCCCCGGTGCCTTCCACGTGGGCAACGGCTTCAGCCGCTCCGTGCTGGAGACGGCCGGGATCGCCCACGCGGACGCCTTCGTCGCGGTTACCTCCGGGGACAACAGCAACATCGTCAGCGCGCGGACCGCCAAGGAGACGTACCGGGTCCCGATCGTCCTGGCCCGCATCCACGACCCCCGCCGCGCCGACATCTACCAGGATCTGGGCATCCCGACGATCTCCAGCGTGCGGTGGGCCGTCAACCGCATCCACCAGATGCTGCTGCACCGGCACCTGACCCCGGAACTCTCGTTCGGCAGCGGCGAGACCCTCGTGGTCCGCTCCCAGGTGCCGGCCTATCTCACCGGACGGCAGCTGACCGAATTCGACGTCGACGGGGAGATCCGCGTCGTGGAGATCACCCGCGCCGGCCGCTCGCTGCTCCCCGCCCACGGTGTCCTGGCCGAACCCGGTGACCTGGTCACCTTCGCGGTCGCCGCGACCGCGCTGAACCGGCTGCGCGGCTTCCTCGACAAGGAGCTGGGCACATGA
- a CDS encoding TrkA family potassium uptake protein, which yields MKVLIAGAGRLGTQIAQVLAAARNDVTLVEHDENRIAEIESLPSVHLVAGDACEPVLLERAGALTCDLVIAATGRDEDNLVISLLAKGQFGVARVAARVNEAENAWLFDGRWGVDVAVPAATPLISLIEEATGATDTVALLRLSKAGVEVIETAITEDSRAAGRALGEITLPAGTVVATVVRDGRPTVPSPDVQLLPGDELLLVSHEATEQEIHAAFQ from the coding sequence ATGAAGGTCCTGATCGCGGGCGCGGGTCGCCTCGGCACCCAGATCGCCCAGGTACTCGCCGCAGCACGCAACGATGTCACCCTCGTCGAGCACGACGAGAACCGCATCGCTGAGATCGAGAGCCTGCCCTCTGTGCACCTGGTGGCCGGGGACGCGTGCGAGCCCGTACTGCTGGAGCGCGCGGGCGCGCTGACCTGCGACCTCGTCATCGCCGCCACCGGCCGGGACGAGGACAACCTCGTCATCAGCCTGCTCGCGAAGGGCCAGTTCGGCGTGGCGCGCGTGGCCGCGCGGGTCAACGAGGCGGAGAACGCCTGGCTCTTCGACGGGCGGTGGGGAGTGGACGTGGCGGTGCCCGCGGCCACCCCGCTGATCTCCCTGATCGAGGAGGCCACCGGCGCCACGGACACGGTGGCGCTGCTGCGGCTGAGCAAGGCGGGCGTCGAGGTCATCGAGACCGCGATCACCGAGGACTCCCGGGCGGCGGGTCGCGCGCTGGGCGAGATCACGCTGCCGGCCGGCACCGTCGTCGCCACCGTCGTCCGCGACGGGCGTCCCACGGTGCCGAGCCCCGACGTGCAGCTCCTGCCGGGCGACGAACTCCTGCTCGTCTCGCACGAAGCCACCGAGCAGGAGATCCACGCGGCCTTCCAGTGA
- a CDS encoding universal stress protein: protein MDKDVSGPRVVVGVDGSPSSYAALRWAVRYAGLVGARVDAVAVWELPGLYGWSAPAVDMDVDEDETRQKMRRELTDVLGEDATDTVRTHVVHGNAADVLLRAAEGAEVLVVGSRGRGGFARALLGSVSQHVSQHANCPVVIVRGEPS, encoded by the coding sequence ATGGACAAGGATGTCTCCGGGCCGAGGGTCGTGGTCGGCGTCGACGGGTCGCCGTCCTCGTACGCGGCCCTGCGCTGGGCCGTGCGCTACGCGGGCCTCGTCGGCGCCAGGGTGGACGCGGTCGCGGTGTGGGAGCTGCCGGGCCTGTACGGCTGGTCGGCGCCCGCTGTGGACATGGACGTCGACGAGGACGAGACCCGGCAGAAGATGAGACGGGAACTGACCGACGTACTCGGCGAGGACGCGACGGACACCGTCCGGACGCATGTGGTGCACGGCAACGCCGCCGACGTCCTGTTGCGGGCAGCCGAAGGCGCCGAGGTCCTGGTGGTGGGCAGCCGGGGGAGGGGCGGGTTCGCCCGCGCCCTGCTCGGTTCCGTCAGCCAGCATGTGTCTCAGCACGCGAACTGTCCGGTGGTGATCGTGCGCGGCGAGCCGTCCTGA
- a CDS encoding universal stress protein codes for MTRPMVVGVDGSDSSLLAVDWALDEAARHGLPLRLVHASLWARYEDALPSVSQGRSSEQVLAEHIVASAAERAERRNLDVKVTADIIPEDAADALVREGDDAFALVTGSRGRGELKGMLLGSVSLAVAGRASCPVVVVRGDRAGLAGTHERILLGLGEADASAEAVRFAFREAEIRGCVLDVVRAWRRPAYERSGERVRTGGAADAHEERACALLDAQLKAVTADYPHVRTRRTTLEGSAGKILADRSAAADLVIVGARRRTGRFGFQLGCVSHAVLHHGQCPVAVVPQRQ; via the coding sequence ATGACACGTCCCATGGTGGTGGGCGTCGACGGGTCGGACTCGAGTCTCCTCGCGGTCGACTGGGCCCTGGACGAGGCGGCACGCCACGGTCTGCCGCTGAGGCTGGTCCACGCCTCCCTCTGGGCGCGCTATGAGGACGCCCTCCCGTCGGTGAGCCAGGGGCGCTCCTCCGAGCAGGTGCTGGCGGAGCACATCGTGGCCTCCGCGGCTGAACGTGCCGAGCGCCGCAACCTCGATGTGAAGGTGACCGCCGACATCATTCCGGAGGACGCCGCGGACGCTCTCGTACGCGAGGGCGACGATGCCTTCGCCCTGGTGACGGGGTCGCGCGGCCGTGGTGAGCTCAAGGGAATGCTTCTCGGATCGGTCAGTCTGGCCGTGGCGGGCCGCGCGTCCTGCCCGGTGGTCGTGGTCCGGGGTGATCGGGCCGGGCTCGCGGGCACGCACGAGCGGATCCTGCTCGGCCTCGGGGAAGCCGACGCGAGCGCGGAGGCCGTGCGGTTCGCCTTCCGCGAGGCCGAGATCCGCGGTTGTGTCCTGGACGTGGTGCGAGCCTGGCGCAGGCCCGCCTACGAGCGGAGCGGCGAGCGGGTACGAACCGGAGGAGCGGCGGATGCACACGAGGAGCGGGCCTGCGCCCTTCTCGACGCGCAGCTCAAGGCCGTGACCGCCGACTATCCGCACGTCCGAACGCGCCGGACGACGCTTGAAGGCTCCGCCGGAAAGATCCTTGCGGACCGGTCCGCAGCCGCCGACCTCGTGATCGTCGGCGCACGTCGCAGGACGGGCCGCTTCGGGTTCCAGCTCGGTTGCGTGAGCCACGCCGTGCTGCACCATGGCCAGTGCCCGGTCGCGGTCGTACCCCAGCGGCAGTGA
- a CDS encoding hydrogenase maturation protease, protein MSGRVVVIGVGNPLRGDDGAGPAAVEALRGRVPDDTVLTVSDGEPARMLDLWRGADTVVVVEALRARSGQPGELHTLTSEEVAGHPAGTASTHAFGLAECLALAEALDQLPQKLVVHAVEVADVALGAGLSEAVRSALPELTDRVAACVRQAYERS, encoded by the coding sequence ATGAGCGGCCGGGTGGTGGTGATCGGGGTGGGCAATCCGCTGCGTGGTGACGACGGGGCCGGCCCGGCAGCGGTGGAGGCGTTGCGGGGGCGTGTTCCGGACGACACCGTCCTGACGGTCAGTGACGGTGAACCCGCACGCATGCTCGACCTGTGGCGCGGTGCGGACACCGTGGTCGTGGTGGAAGCCCTCCGTGCACGGTCGGGCCAGCCGGGTGAGCTGCACACCCTGACATCGGAGGAGGTGGCCGGACACCCAGCGGGGACGGCGAGCACACATGCCTTCGGGCTGGCGGAGTGTCTCGCCCTGGCGGAAGCCCTCGACCAGCTGCCGCAGAAGCTGGTGGTGCATGCCGTCGAGGTGGCCGACGTCGCACTGGGCGCAGGACTGAGCGAAGCGGTGCGGTCGGCCCTCCCCGAGCTGACCGACCGGGTTGCCGCCTGTGTGCGACAGGCGTACGAACGGAGCTGA
- a CDS encoding Ni/Fe hydrogenase subunit alpha, whose translation MNHRGTRVLRLDALARVEGEAALHLRVDGGTVAETRLRIYEPPRFFEALLRGRSHTEPPDITSRICGICPVAYQMSACQAIENACGVTVDGPLADLRRLLYCGEWIESHTLHIYLLHAPDFLGHADVVGLARDQRAAVERGLRLKQSGNAILEQLGGRPIHPVNVRIGGFYRTPAPQELRPLAQRLRQAREDALETVRWVAAFDFPDAVCDHDLLALRDPGHYAIDSGTPAVIAAQGGPRALREFALSDFEQHVRELQVAHSTALTATLDDRRFLTGPLARYAINGQWLHPVAAEAARDAGLGDPALGGMCDNPFRSIVVRAVEVLHAVEEALRIIDGYEQPPRPAAEVPPRRAVGAGATEAPRGLLYHRYALTEDGTLTGARIIPPTAQNQTAIEEDVRRAVQARLDRDGPDADDEELTLLCERAIRNHDPCISCSAHFLDLTVERA comes from the coding sequence ATGAACCATCGCGGAACCCGCGTCCTGCGACTCGACGCGCTGGCCAGGGTGGAAGGCGAGGCCGCCCTTCACCTACGTGTCGACGGGGGGACCGTCGCCGAGACGCGGCTCCGCATCTACGAACCGCCACGCTTCTTCGAGGCGCTCCTGAGAGGCCGGAGCCATACCGAACCCCCCGACATCACGTCCCGCATCTGCGGTATCTGTCCGGTCGCCTACCAGATGAGCGCCTGCCAGGCGATCGAGAACGCCTGCGGTGTCACGGTGGACGGCCCGCTCGCGGACCTGCGGCGCCTGCTGTACTGCGGCGAATGGATCGAGAGCCACACCCTGCACATCTATCTGCTGCACGCGCCGGACTTCCTCGGCCACGCGGACGTGGTGGGACTCGCCCGCGACCAACGCGCCGCCGTGGAGCGCGGCCTGAGGCTCAAGCAGTCCGGTAACGCGATCCTCGAACAGCTCGGCGGTCGCCCCATCCACCCGGTCAACGTCCGGATCGGCGGCTTCTACCGGACGCCGGCGCCGCAGGAACTGCGTCCGCTGGCGCAGCGGCTGCGGCAGGCCCGGGAGGACGCGCTGGAGACCGTGCGCTGGGTGGCCGCGTTCGACTTCCCCGACGCCGTGTGCGACCACGACCTGCTCGCACTCCGCGACCCTGGCCACTACGCCATCGACTCCGGAACACCGGCGGTCATCGCCGCCCAGGGCGGACCCCGGGCGCTGCGCGAGTTCGCCCTCTCCGATTTCGAACAGCACGTCCGGGAACTACAGGTAGCGCACTCCACGGCCCTGACCGCCACTCTCGACGATCGTCGCTTCCTGACCGGTCCGCTGGCCCGCTATGCGATCAACGGGCAGTGGCTGCATCCAGTGGCAGCTGAGGCGGCGCGGGACGCGGGACTGGGCGACCCCGCCCTCGGCGGGATGTGCGACAACCCCTTCCGCAGCATCGTCGTACGCGCCGTGGAGGTGCTCCATGCCGTCGAAGAAGCCCTGCGGATCATCGACGGATACGAACAGCCTCCCCGGCCGGCTGCTGAGGTACCGCCGCGCAGGGCGGTCGGCGCCGGGGCCACGGAGGCACCCCGGGGGCTGCTGTATCACCGCTATGCCCTGACGGAGGACGGCACGCTCACCGGGGCCCGCATCATCCCGCCCACGGCCCAGAACCAGACGGCCATCGAGGAAGACGTACGCAGGGCGGTCCAGGCACGCCTGGACAGGGACGGGCCCGACGCCGACGACGAGGAACTCACTCTCCTGTGCGAACGAGCCATCCGTAATCACGATCCCTGTATCTCCTGTTCCGCGCACTTCCTCGACCTGACCGTGGAGCGGGCATGA
- a CDS encoding oxidoreductase yields MTTELGSATDPRPTLAVWKFASCDGCQLTLLDCEDELLGLTDRVRIEHFLEMTSAEGAGGERARLDGRGPYDLSLVEGSITTAEDAERIQHVRRISRYLVTIGACATAGGIQALRNFADVDEFIAAVYARPEYISTLETSTAISAHVPVDLELRGCPIDRRQLLEVITAYLTGRKPRIPGHSVCFECKRRGTTCITVAHGIPCLGPVTHAGCGAICPAYGRGCYGCFGPSSQPNLRSMLAQLRHDGMSEQDIQRVFRTFNAASPEHAPVPDLAAEEQERPPNTTETHPERPA; encoded by the coding sequence ATGACCACCGAACTGGGATCGGCCACCGACCCACGGCCGACGCTCGCCGTGTGGAAGTTCGCCTCCTGCGACGGGTGCCAGTTGACCCTGCTCGACTGCGAGGATGAACTCCTCGGCCTCACCGACCGCGTACGGATCGAGCACTTCCTGGAGATGACCTCGGCCGAAGGCGCCGGCGGGGAGCGTGCGCGGCTGGACGGACGGGGGCCGTACGACCTCTCGCTGGTCGAAGGATCGATCACCACCGCCGAGGACGCCGAGCGGATCCAGCACGTCCGCCGCATCTCCCGGTACCTCGTGACCATCGGAGCCTGCGCCACCGCGGGCGGCATCCAGGCGCTGCGCAACTTCGCCGACGTCGACGAGTTCATCGCCGCGGTCTACGCCCGCCCGGAGTACATCTCCACGCTGGAGACTTCCACAGCGATCTCGGCCCATGTCCCGGTCGACCTCGAACTGCGCGGCTGTCCCATCGACCGCCGTCAGCTCCTCGAAGTCATCACCGCTTACCTGACTGGGCGTAAACCCCGGATCCCCGGCCACAGTGTCTGCTTCGAGTGCAAGAGGCGCGGCACCACCTGTATCACCGTGGCTCACGGCATCCCCTGTCTGGGCCCCGTCACGCACGCGGGGTGCGGTGCCATCTGCCCCGCTTACGGACGCGGGTGTTACGGCTGCTTCGGACCGTCGAGCCAGCCCAACCTGCGCTCCATGCTCGCCCAGTTGCGCCACGACGGGATGAGCGAGCAGGACATCCAGCGTGTCTTCCGCACCTTCAACGCCGCGTCACCGGAACATGCCCCCGTACCCGACCTCGCGGCCGAGGAGCAGGAGAGGCCGCCGAACACGACGGAAACCCATCCGGAAAGGCCCGCATGA